In a single window of the Nicotiana tomentosiformis chromosome 10, ASM39032v3, whole genome shotgun sequence genome:
- the LOC104087596 gene encoding protein SMALL AUXIN UP-REGULATED RNA 12-like: MAIRKSNKLSQAAVLKQILKRCSSLGKKNGYDDEDGLPIDVPKGHFAVYVGENRKRYIIPISFLSHPQFQSLLRCAEEEFGFNHDMGITIPCEEVVFRSLTNSMLQ; the protein is encoded by the coding sequence ATGGCCATCAGAAAATCAAACAAGTTGTCACAAGCTGCAGTTTTAAAGCAAATCTTGAAAAGGTGTTCGAGTTTGGGAAAGAAAAATGGCTATGACGATGAAGATGGCCTTCCCATTGATGTGCCCAAAGGTCATTTTGCTGTCTACGTAGGAGAGAATCGAAAACGATATATTATACCAATTTCTTTCTTAAGTCACCCTCAGTTTCAGTCCCTTCTCCGTTGTGCCGAAGAGGAGTTTGGGTTCAATCACGACATGGGCATTACTATTCCTTGTGAAGAAGTCGTTTTCCGATCATTAACTAATTCCATGCTGCAGTAG